DNA from Alnus glutinosa chromosome 2, dhAlnGlut1.1, whole genome shotgun sequence:
gacagaaaccctattacttgtcgaacactgaatagcgttcggacggtattgTCACTTCATCCGGATGAATGCACTTgaatgctggattcttctcgaactctggatAGCAGCCAGACGATTTgtcattacgtccggacggatgcaatcttgaacagttcaaagTTTCTAAACATTGATGGGTGTccagacagaaagttctcgtcgtctggacggatgatgctttgacagatgagcgtcaggacggaataccacgttgtccggacggatgcaagggaactaaaTTGActaatttgaattctgcacagtaTTTTTGAAGCTCATAACTTAAGTGTAGATtctgaataaaataatatcccGTGAAAGCAggaacattacatagaagtgattttgtccaacagaatgcagccaacacaaaaactaacaaaaaatacaatttttacaaACATAGTTAAACTTTCgttaattttacaaattttaatttttttttaaaatgtattctCAAAACTAGCTATACATAAATGAGTAAATGAAAAAGGAAGtaagttttattatttcatcGGTATCATCTAAATCTCGGATTATTTTAGTTGTCACCATtgcttagggaaaaaaaaatgtaaatgtcACAATTACAAACAATGATACATTTTGTTATGAATGATATGTTAAAAATCTCTTCATTATTAAAGTTTGACACACATGTTATTGACGGTTAATTAGAGACAAATTAAAGGtgtttgatgatttaatttaaataaaaagttattgtggaataaaaatcagaattcatttttatttctttataggaagaataattaaggaaaaattttaattgaggATACATAACCTATACTATAAATATAGAGTTATAATATTTCATCAATAAAGCATTAGTAAGCATATGTTAGAAGATACTTCCTGTTAAAATATTTCTTAAGAGTTTTTGTTGCTGCTGAGTTTCATAGCATATTATTTGTTTTGTGTGCTAACATGATGGGCCGACCCTAATTTTATTAGGGTCAAGCTTAGTACTTTTAGTTTTAAGCCTATATATAAATCTTAGGCTTCTATTGTTTCgaaataaaatgatttctgttgaaaaatattttagctgaaaaatattttttggagaaatcatgttttcaggaaaatgattttagctgaaaatattttccaatgtTTGACTCGTATCGAAAATTAATGTCGGATGGGCAACAACTGGCAACCTCCGACATCGGCTAAAAACGGCCAGCGAACTGTTGTGGACAGTGGTAGAGAATGAACTGCAAGAATGAGAagttcaaactcgaaaaatagtacgatttaaaaaaatgaaaattattttacagaAATTAAGGAAGATTTTTctagttaaaagaaaaatatttttagtttgatcACAATTTTTCGATCATaccaaaaattgataatttgaaagaacattttttttaaaaaatattttacgtcaaaatcTTAAtgcaaatattttaagaaaaaacttgaaaattatAACCTCCCTGGCCGACAGTCCCTGCAGAACAATTAACACCAAATTATCTATTGAGTTTCGATCTATATAAAGCTCATTGCCTCTGCTTTTTTTGCTTCAGATGGACCATTTCGAGTTACGAAGCTTTAAATAGAAGAAACCTatttattaaaatgataaaacttagggaaatatatatatatatatatatatatatatatatataagtctctTAAATTAAcagttgattttaaaatagttacatgaatttttaagtgtgctaaagtgatcTATCAAATTACACAGGTGTACCAAAAATGTCACTTTCTCCAATAATaccattattctcttaaaaaataaaaataaaaacaaaaaaacttaaaaactgaaaataaaaacaaaaactttaaaaaattttgattaaaaaaaaaagaaaaaaaaaaaaagaggaagggCTTGAGCTACCCCTAcgagcaaaatgggggtggccaaaccaaccccccattttggccatggggtggctgaaccaacCCTATTGCCCTTGGGCGTGGTTTAGTCACCCCAAAAAGCAAAATGAAGGTGGTCGAAACCACTTCCAAAAGCCATGgtggtggttcagccacccccgtttggcttgggggtgggttCACCCATCCCAGATTGGCCGGTatgggggtgaccgaaccacctccatagcccttggaggtggttcgaccacccacacaagaccaaaaagaaagaaagaaaaaattgccTTAGGATTTGGCATTTGGGGGAGGCCGAACCACCGACATGGGCCATGGCGGTGTGGTTCGAGCAAcccctttagttttttttttttttttttttttttttttttttttttttttttatcccttcaatgtttttagttttttaattgttttattgtttaattttatttttaatggagcATAGAACACGTGACAGCTTCTTAAAATTGTTGATGTGGGCTTCTGTGAATTTTTGGAAGGAAGTTGGACAtaggtaccatctccgtctttagctATAAACGAGGTACCATCTACGATACGAAATAAACCACAcggggaaaaaaacaaaatctttaaaCCATAGGggcaaaaaggtatttaaaCCTTATTTTCATACCGAAGGGAGCAATTTGTAGTTTAGGCCAATtatagagattaattttgaaatttatcaaattatttatttatttttggggaaACTATAATTTACTCCCCCTGATTTTTACACCAATTTGTAATCCTagtaccaatgtttagattgcttcaatttcATTCcagaaagttgcaaaaatttgcaatccaccccaTTTCGTCCAATTGCCCCATTTGATGAAACGAAAATGCACCCACGTGCGCAGCACGTGAGTTTTTTGGGGCCAAATAGACGTAAATGCCCTCATCAAAACGCTGCGTTTTGATGAGTCTCCTTCTCAGCAAATTTTCGAAAAAACTGGGGTTCCGATGGTCCTGGGTTTCTGAACCAGCTCGTCAACCCAATCTGGGACTTTATTGGAGGAACTAGAGGGAAAAAGGTTTGGGGACTCGATGATGGAAAGGCCGAGAGTGGTGAGGGATATATTTCTGACGAGACAAAGCTGGGTTTTCTAATAGGTCGACGGTGGGCTGTCGGAGACGCCGGCGGAACCCAGGGCGATTTTCAGCGAGACAAAGTTGGGTTTTCAGATAGGTCGACGATGGACTGTCGGAGAGCACGGATTCCGGCCGTTTCAATAGGATTTTTCCGGTGGATTTCAGTAGAAATCCTTAATGTGAGTAAACCTagtattttagtttaatttaatgatttattcTTGTTGATTGTTTTGACCAattatatgtttgatttttgaagatGGGTATTTTTgggttgttgtttgtttttggcCGTATACCTCTATTTTCCAGCCAGTGACGTGTGTGTGTTGATGGCCGAATGGTGGTGGTGTTTGATGGACTGATTATGCGTCTTTTGTGGGTTTGGTTAGTAGAGTGTGTTTGGCTTGTGTAGCCGATCCTTTGATTTGGGTGTCTCCCCCAGTCGAGCACGAGGAACCCACCGGCGACCAACGCCTTCGAGAAAATTCGCTGAAGGAGATGAACAAAACGTAGCGTTTTGATGAGGGCATTTTCGTCAATTTTGGCCCAAAAAACTCACGTGCCGCGCACGTGGGTGCATTTTCGTCTCATCTAACGGAGCAATTAGACGGAAaggggtggattgcaaatttttgcaactttctggagtgcaattgaagcaatccaAACATTCGTACCAGgattgcaaattggtgtaaacatcagggggtaaattgtagtttctcctttatttttttgtattactCCACCAGCCCCCttggttttttggtttaaaaaatattttttaattaatttcttattttagtttttaagagaataatggtATTATTGGAAAAGAGTGGCCTTTTTGGCACATCTTGGTAGTTTTTGATATGCTactttagcacacttaaaaatttatcgggctattttaaaatcggttgAGTTGATAGaggctttttatatttttccctggTTACAATGAAAAAGGggaacaaaaattatataaaagccCTTCAACTGACAACCGGTTTTAAAATAATCTTATGAATTTTTAAGTATGCTAAAATGACCCACCAAACTACCAAGGTGTGCTaaaaagatcattttttttCGATAATACCCTTActatattaaaaactaaaataaaaaaattaataaaaactttttttaaaaaaaaaaaaaaaaaaaaaaccaagggcgtggattaataataaaaaaaaaaaaacttttttttttttcccgaataAATGAAAAACCTGTCCCTAGCCTGTAattggtctaaattacaaatagctacctgtgagataaaaataattaagagttcATCCGTATaggctaaaataacaatttagtcattgtagtcaaaatacttgacagaTTTTGTTAGTGTCCATGTAAGcacaaataaaatgatgacatgtgtcactcttagtaaaaaaaaaataaaatagaaatacgCAAGATTAGTTCATATGGTTTACCTAATTTACAATTAACTTTTTGCGGGGTATAAAAAATGAAGTTAgaagtccttgtggtatgccaaaaatacaaatcactccctccTATTGAAtttcgtcaaaacacttgacgaatTTCGTTAGTGTGCCTTGTCAGCgccaataaaataatgacacatgtcccttaaaaaattaaaaaattttaattaaaaaagaagaaaaaactctGGGGTGACTACTAACAGGGCACCCCCAGTGGTTTAGGCCACCCCAGAGGAAGTTAAGGGTGGCACCGCCGGTCCATGGGGGTGGCAGAGCGCCACCCTTGGTTTCCTCTAAGGTAGTCTTCGGGCCACCTCAGATCCACCattaggggtggctcgcgggcTACTTCTAAGGGTGGCTGACAGGCCATCCCCAGCCAAGAGGTGGTTGCTGAGCCAccccttagtttttttttttttttttttttttttttttttttttttcaattaaaaaaattctaattttgaaagtttttagtttctttaactttttagattttttttatttgtttaaaaaatatttttctgttagtatttttttattttagttaaattatatttttagcaCACCTTAATGATTTGATAGGCTACTTTAtcacatttaaaaatatatgttgctattttaaaatcaaaggcttttttaaaattttctcgTGAAAAAACATTACAGGTCAAACTGGGGTCACCAATCACCATACTCTCTTACCAAGTAAGCCAGGAGatgtatctaaaaaaaaaaaaaaaaggaaaaaaaaaaaagaaagtaagcCAGGAGATAAAAACCCTTATCCCTTGTCCTCATTGGCAGGTTTATTAGGATCCTGGGGAGGCCCCCATTCGTGTTTTCGGCGACGGTGGAAAAGGCAAACATTAACACGAGGATGACGCGACGTACGCTTGATgacaatcattttcttttctcaccATGACATCCTAACTGTACATATTGATTCGGGGCACAAATCAAGGTTTAGGGCTATGGAGATAAATATAgatctccattaattttgttGGTTTAATGGCTAAAGATTTGAacagtaaatatatataaaaagaagtttttatgagtttatttatttgaataggtCTCGAGTAATCCATCATCTATTTGTTTGGATAAATATGCctcataaaattatatttgttatttgaattATTAAGGCATGTTTGTGACTGTGTTTGAAAATAGAGTTTTTATAGTAAAAAtgaacttttgaaaaaaaaaatctttattttcaagttttttgtaaaatgcatttttgacattttttagaataaaaaaagtcaaataagtacttttttgaagattttattaaataaattcattttttgctttgCATAGCTTAATTTCCATATactaaaattactttttaaatttcttaaatGCAATCCCAAACAAGGAATTAACCGTATTTAAACATTTCCTGTGCTCAACCCTAATACACAACACGTACGTAACATGCACTCACATCCTATCATGtaaccaaaaagcaaaacaaagtcAAAGAGGCCGACTGGTGCAAGAATATGgcttccttttctctttccccctttgtttctttttctttttgatccTTATTTTTCCTTTCCATGTTTGATGATTCGAATGATGCACTCATGCAAAGGCATGATAAAACCCATTTTGAAGGACTACTCAATGGAAAATATGCACGGGGttcctcaaaaagaaaatacaatttttagaaactattgataaaaacaaaaaaggataaAAACCCTCGTTCATACCCCCATAGTTAAACATTCACAAAATGctttgacaaaaaaagaaaaaaagttagtATGGGGATAATACAAAAACTTGAATTATTGTCTCCATATaattttgcatataatattatagcTAATTAATCTTGTTATAGTACAAGTGCATGTTCATGGGGTTGGGCGATTGAAAAACTACAAGAGTTTATTTTAACAATAGGGTAAAGCCTAGATGTACCAGAATGAGCTTTTGCCACTGgaaattctctttttttaagTCCAGTTTGGCAAGCAAGAACCACAACAAATATGAAGCAATGCAATAATGGAGTCGAAAAGGGGTTCTTGCTTTTCCCCCACCACTCTACCCCCCCTTTAATCAAAAACAAAAGTCACCATTTTCAAAAGGGGTCAGCTTTCAGGGTTCAAGAGAATATGCATGGATCTCCTTCCTTCACCTCTTAAATAGTTTTCTAAGCACAAACTTTTAGCCCCCCCCATCAACCACTACTCAATGCCCACCTTTTCCTCCCTCCAAAAACCTTCACTTTATTATCAACTTTGCTTTACAATATTGCAAACCATAAAATTCCCTTATCATCAAATCCATCCATTGATTGATGGAGGGTGGCAAACAGGTTGTACACCCACCCCCAGAAAGTCCCTAGTTTGCCCTCCACCACCATCTTGATCATTCTGTATCTGCCTGCGTTTTGCAGGGTGTATCAGTAATACATCATCTACAGATTTCTCTACATCATTTCCGAGGCTAGTAAGTGTAGTGTTTGAACCATATACAACCTCACCCTCATTGCCCTTCAATCCAAAGCTCCCTAGGAATAATGGATCTGTCGAAGTTGCGCCAATTTGAGCAGCTTTCTGCAACAGAGCCGTGGCTGACATGTTTGCAAAAGGTGTTTGATGAGTTTGGTGTTGCGTGCTGTACAAGGAAGGAACACTTAGAAGCTGAGTTCCTGTACCCTCCTTCACATCTCTTTGTTCATTGCTCGAGGAGAGCTTTGATCCAAACACCCAATTTTGCTGAGTGTAATGATCTGACGGTGGAGGATTCGAGCATGAAATTAGTGGATCTCCAAAGATTGCAGCTTCCTGGCCTTGAAATATTCCTTGGCTCATCCATAGGGGTAGCCCCTGCGACGTCGTCGTTGGGTTAACTGCGTCGTCGTTGCATGAGATTGGCttgaaaatagaagagaaattTTGTGCCATGGTAGGGCCTATGAAATGGTAGCTCATATTGCCGGCGGCGACTACATTGTTCATGTTGGATACTGCATTTACTCTTGCTGTTTCTTCGGCTAAGGCATCGCAGAAGGCCCTATGAGTGATGAAGCTATCTCGCCtgttcacaaaaaaaaatgttttacaaacTTCAAGAGAGGAGTGAATAAAATGTACAGAATACtgataaataaaacaaagtagAGCACGCAAATGGAATAATTTTGATATCAGGGCTAGAGGTTTTAATAAGTTTGAATCTTGACTCCACAATTCACTgttatttcagttaaatattctacTTGTTGAAGAGTAATTTGAATCCACATGTGAGgaggagtgttagaatataaattaaataattaagtttatCTCTTTCTACGAGTTtaagttttgaaataaatggtgatttacCGATGAAGAAGATTGTTAGAACAAAATCATCCACATTGGCATGGAAATTATTATGAGGAACAGCCAACCCTTTTGTTGTTGGGAAAACGAAGAAAATTTTACAAACACATAAACAGTGCAACACAAAATTCTAAGGGgagaaattttatatatataagaagatgAATTTCACAGGGTGAAAATCAACAACTTTTGTAACAAGTTATTTGTCTTCATTAGGCCCGGCCCCTTCTCCTTTTCCTCCTAGtcctatagagagagagagagagagagagagagagagagagagagggtacagaaaaggaaataacagcCACAAAAATCACTTTCGTGCTTCTTTTggtttcttgattttcttcgaTCTTTGAGGTGTTTGATGGCTACCGTTGCATGAAGAAGCTAATTAAGTGATGATTATTTGTTACACAGACAAAGATATTACAACCACTAGTACATATCCTTAATTTCCTAGCTTTAATTTTCTTCCTCAGATTAACTACCGACAAAAGATTTagcaagaaaagaaataaattaccGTGAAAATATTGTCCCACAGTCGCATTTGTACTCCCTAGTGCCACAGGTCTTGGAGTGCGCTTTCCAATCTGACTGAACGGCGTACCGTTTTGAGCACTTCTCGCACTTCCACTTCTTCTCGCCGTGTTTCCGGCAGAAGTGCTTCTTTATTCCGGTTAGGTCTCCGAGAGCCCTGGAAGGGTGGTTGTGGACGCAGCTCTTTTCAGGGCACACATAAACGCGCTTCCTCGGCTCTTTGCTGCTCCGTTGCTTGAGCTTCCATGGAAGGTTATGCCCCCGCCGGTGGAGTTGCAAGTTTTGATCCCTTTGAAAACCCTTCCCGCAAATTTCACACAAGAATCTGTTGGTCGCCATCAGGGTCTTTGGCGATAAGGCTATCACTTCAGCTTCAGGATCTGTTGAAAATAATCAATTAGGAAttaatcaccatttgatcataAACATGAATTACtttgaatatatgtatatatatatatatatatatatatatacccatgaTCTTAAAGCCACCGAGATAATATGGTGGTGCACGGGTCGGAGTTTGCCCTTCTGGTACACGAACTGCCCTGCCTTAGGGTTGCTcgtcattaaaaaagaaaaaaaaaaaagaaaaaaattgtaaatgctTGCCTGGGGTGCCTGGGaggttcctcttcttctttgggaCAGGAGGATTGGATCCAGAAATTGAGTTTTCGACAAAACCATTTGGAAGTGCTTCTTCAGCCATGTTTCCTAGCATCCCAAGCTTTCTCTTCTCCTGATCAGTTTGACTTAATCTGTAAGTAAGCTAGCTAGCTGGAGAAAGTTTTTTCTGGGTAACCCAGAAAAGGTTAATTATTAAGCTTACCAAAGTGATGAAGATTAATAGAGAAAACCCAGAGAATGAGTTGCTTTCTTATAGCTTCAAGCTCTCTTAGCCCTAGCAACACAAGCTGATATATGCAAGATTGAAGattggatctctctctctctctctcttgagaaaaaaaaaaaaaaattgtttgtagtCGCATTTTTGTAATCTACTTTTTAGGTGGAATAGAATACTATTATGTTGTGGGAGGCGGTGAAAAGTTAAAGTTGGCAGggactgtgtgtgtgtgtgtgtgagatcgagagagagagagagagtgagagagggtTTGAAGAGCAAAGGTGTATGATGACACATATCATTTGGACGGGAGAAAAGCTAGTTCCTCGCTTTTCTATTTGGAATGATTATCCCATAATTTgtttgccttttgtttttgcCATTTTTATAATCTTCTCTCATCCAATCaccatatatatttgttttgattaTATGCATGAACATAATACTTCAAAGGAACCCTAGGTCATCAGCCTGTGTAATAGATGTATATAATATTAGCTAGGTGATCAACTATCGAATTTCTTTAGTTTTACAATATGATGTTGTAGAATATTGACCATGCTAATGCTAATTAGGGACTAAACCAACCAAAATTTCTCACCTGAGAACAAAATATGAATGAAAGGTCcaacttaatttttataggGCCATAACTATTTTTAAACGTAAtgtatatttaaattaattaaaaaaattgaaggaaaaatttgaaaaccatAGGGGCGAT
Protein-coding regions in this window:
- the LOC133859184 gene encoding zinc finger protein NUTCRACKER — protein: MLGNMAEEALPNGFVENSISGSNPPVPKKKRNLPGTPDPEAEVIALSPKTLMATNRFLCEICGKGFQRDQNLQLHRRGHNLPWKLKQRSSKEPRKRVYVCPEKSCVHNHPSRALGDLTGIKKHFCRKHGEKKWKCEKCSKRYAVQSDWKAHSKTCGTREYKCDCGTIFSRRDSFITHRAFCDALAEETARVNAVSNMNNVVAAGNMSYHFIGPTMAQNFSSIFKPISCNDDAVNPTTTSQGLPLWMSQGIFQGQEAAIFGDPLISCSNPPPSDHYTQQNWVFGSKLSSSNEQRDVKEGTGTQLLSVPSLYSTQHQTHQTPFANMSATALLQKAAQIGATSTDPLFLGSFGLKGNEGEVVYGSNTTLTSLGNDVEKSVDDVLLIHPAKRRQIQNDQDGGGGQTRDFLGVGVQPVCHPPSINGWI